Proteins encoded within one genomic window of Haloplanus vescus:
- a CDS encoding cobalamin-binding protein yields the protein METPDRIVSLAPAATVTLQALGAADRLVGVTSHCRADLDAAVLGGWLDPDLDRLTDLDPDLVCTSDALQADVRDALRERGVRVHHVDAVTLSEVLDGFAELGAAVGRPAAGDRLAARSHERLERVRERATDDRPTVYCEEWADPPMAAGNWVPDVVEAAGGHYPFVDAGERSRAVSQAAVEAADPDHVVFHLCGRGTDVDPSQLAERGWEVDASVHVVDDALLNQPSPNLLDGAERLADLF from the coding sequence ATGGAGACTCCGGACCGCATCGTCTCGCTCGCGCCCGCCGCCACCGTAACGCTCCAAGCGTTGGGCGCCGCGGACCGCCTCGTGGGCGTCACGAGCCACTGTCGGGCGGACCTCGATGCGGCCGTCCTCGGGGGGTGGCTCGACCCCGACCTCGACCGCCTCACGGACCTCGACCCCGACCTCGTCTGCACCAGCGACGCCCTCCAAGCCGACGTGCGCGACGCCCTCCGCGAACGCGGCGTCCGCGTCCACCACGTCGATGCCGTGACCCTCTCCGAAGTGCTCGACGGCTTCGCCGAACTCGGCGCCGCCGTGGGACGCCCGGCAGCGGGCGACCGACTCGCCGCCCGGAGTCACGAGCGACTGGAGCGAGTTCGAGAACGCGCGACCGACGACCGCCCGACCGTCTACTGCGAGGAGTGGGCCGACCCGCCGATGGCGGCCGGCAACTGGGTTCCAGACGTGGTCGAGGCGGCGGGCGGCCACTACCCGTTCGTCGACGCCGGCGAGCGCTCGCGGGCAGTGAGTCAGGCGGCGGTGGAGGCGGCCGACCCTGACCACGTCGTGTTCCACCTCTGCGGGCGCGGCACGGACGTGGACCCGAGCCAACTCGCCGAGCGCGGGTGGGAGGTCGACGCCAGCGTCCACGTCGTCGACGACGCCCTCCTGAACCAGCCGAGTCCGAACCTGCTCGACGGGGCCGAGCGCCTCGCCGACCTGTTTTAA
- a CDS encoding DUF7139 domain-containing protein: MTSLGEVYHGDDRNGPSLRQIYAGAALFVVGIVLVVAGIVVATTDVLLGGGTTLFEVREYGGILAGLGVPAVFLGISAVLPAERSTRAAAGIGASVAVLGVALFAHAYPCRWSGANCAPGMVDLTLPTVSVYFLGALTTFWCLFVGIANFKTRNDPGGTVTMEVTRQGETKVVEVDRSKSMGSVGLGGTTSGPTGTVSTQVSDGGSNDEIVHEVASVSSSQSSAGGDTTTPPSPSTDSDDEVWKSTSATSASTDAADRYCGNCEHFEYVRTERGIQPYCGHHDGVMADMDACEDWNGR; the protein is encoded by the coding sequence ATGACCAGTCTCGGGGAGGTCTACCACGGAGACGACAGGAACGGTCCGAGTCTCCGGCAGATCTACGCAGGCGCGGCGCTGTTCGTCGTGGGTATCGTCCTCGTCGTCGCCGGCATCGTCGTCGCGACGACCGACGTACTGCTCGGGGGTGGCACCACGCTGTTTGAGGTGCGCGAGTACGGCGGCATCCTCGCCGGACTCGGCGTGCCCGCTGTCTTCCTCGGCATCTCGGCCGTCTTGCCCGCCGAGCGTTCGACGCGTGCCGCCGCGGGCATCGGCGCCAGCGTCGCCGTCCTCGGCGTCGCCCTCTTCGCGCACGCCTACCCGTGCCGGTGGTCGGGCGCCAACTGTGCTCCCGGCATGGTCGACCTGACCCTCCCCACCGTCAGCGTCTACTTCCTCGGCGCGCTCACCACCTTCTGGTGTCTGTTCGTCGGCATCGCCAACTTCAAGACGCGAAACGACCCGGGCGGCACCGTCACGATGGAAGTGACACGACAGGGTGAGACGAAGGTGGTCGAAGTCGACCGCTCGAAGTCCATGGGGAGCGTCGGCCTCGGCGGCACCACGTCCGGGCCGACCGGCACCGTCAGCACGCAGGTCAGCGACGGCGGCTCCAACGACGAAATCGTTCACGAAGTCGCGTCCGTCTCGTCGTCTCAATCCTCCGCTGGTGGCGACACCACGACGCCCCCCTCGCCTTCGACCGACTCCGACGACGAAGTGTGGAAATCCACGTCGGCGACGAGTGCGTCCACCGACGCCGCGGACCGCTACTGCGGCAACTGCGAGCACTTCGAATACGTCCGCACCGAACGCGGCATCCAGCCCTACTGTGGTCACCACGACGGCGTCATGGCCGACATGGACGCCTGCGAGGACTGGAACGGGCGCTAA
- a CDS encoding flippase-like domain-containing protein, which produces MDSSGGVEVSVVLPAYNEEATIEETVRTTLQTLDTFLPSDAYEVIVAEDGCDDRTPDIADRLAADDNRIRHYHSDERLGRGGALERAFDAARGDTLVYFDTDRATDMRHLEELVERVRSGDADVATGSRWMPGRVADRPAKRGVPSRAYNGLVRLFLRSSLCDHQCGFKAMSREAFVRLHRDIEDDHWFWDTELLVRAQRAGLTVEEFPVDWEPKGDTKVDLVRDVFGMGSQILRLWWQLSVSPRITRRVSIAASVLLTVVALALMTVYLDPQAVLRELEGADPAFVALAAVVYLLSWPLRGARYRDILGELGYDERLGFLTGVVFISQTGNLVVPARLGDGVRAYVVKARRGIPYPTGFASLAVERVFDLLTITVLGGTVFIGFVLTGATDQVVDAVSAGVPGVDPRSARVALTVAVGVAMAALLAVAAIVVSARRDDNLIRRVVTRVSSDSYADYVAGVLEGFVSGVQTVAADRGAFVRVGASSLAIWTLDVVTAALVLAAFDVPLAPSTLVAVSFFAVSVGNLAKVLPLSPGGIGLYEAAFTLLVAGLTPVSGVTAFGAAVLDHAVKNLVTVAGGGISMLALNVSLTSAVDEASGSTPAADADTADPDVD; this is translated from the coding sequence ATGGATTCGTCCGGCGGTGTCGAGGTGAGCGTCGTCCTCCCCGCGTACAACGAGGAGGCCACCATCGAGGAGACGGTGCGGACGACGCTCCAGACGCTCGATACCTTCCTCCCGTCGGACGCGTACGAAGTCATCGTCGCGGAGGACGGCTGTGACGACCGAACGCCCGACATCGCCGACCGACTCGCTGCCGACGACAACCGGATTCGACACTACCACAGCGACGAACGCCTCGGCCGGGGCGGCGCACTCGAACGCGCGTTCGACGCCGCCCGCGGCGACACCCTCGTCTACTTCGACACCGACCGCGCGACCGACATGCGTCACCTGGAGGAACTCGTCGAGCGCGTCCGCTCCGGCGACGCTGACGTGGCCACGGGGTCGCGCTGGATGCCCGGGCGCGTCGCCGACCGCCCCGCCAAGCGCGGAGTCCCGTCCCGGGCGTACAACGGCCTCGTCCGCCTGTTCCTGCGCTCGTCGCTCTGTGACCACCAGTGCGGGTTCAAAGCGATGAGCCGCGAGGCCTTCGTCCGCCTCCACCGCGACATCGAGGACGACCACTGGTTCTGGGACACCGAACTGCTGGTTCGCGCCCAGCGCGCCGGCCTGACCGTCGAGGAGTTCCCCGTCGACTGGGAGCCGAAAGGCGACACGAAAGTCGACCTGGTCCGGGACGTGTTCGGGATGGGGAGTCAGATTCTCCGGCTGTGGTGGCAGCTCTCCGTCAGCCCGCGCATCACCCGCCGGGTGAGCATCGCGGCGAGCGTCCTCCTGACGGTGGTCGCGCTCGCGCTCATGACGGTGTATCTCGACCCGCAAGCGGTGCTGCGAGAGCTCGAGGGCGCCGACCCCGCGTTCGTCGCGCTCGCGGCCGTCGTCTACCTCCTCTCGTGGCCCCTGCGCGGCGCGCGCTACCGCGATATCTTGGGCGAACTCGGCTACGACGAACGCCTCGGCTTCCTCACCGGCGTCGTGTTCATCAGTCAGACGGGCAACCTCGTCGTCCCCGCGCGACTCGGCGACGGCGTCCGCGCGTACGTGGTCAAGGCCCGCCGCGGCATTCCGTACCCGACTGGCTTTGCCTCGCTCGCCGTCGAGCGCGTCTTCGACCTGCTGACCATCACGGTCCTCGGCGGGACGGTGTTCATCGGGTTCGTACTCACGGGCGCCACCGACCAAGTCGTCGACGCCGTCTCGGCCGGCGTCCCCGGCGTCGACCCGCGGAGCGCCCGCGTCGCACTCACCGTCGCCGTCGGCGTCGCGATGGCGGCGCTTCTCGCCGTCGCCGCCATCGTGGTGAGCGCCCGCCGCGACGACAACCTGATTCGGCGGGTCGTCACGCGTGTGAGTTCGGACTCCTACGCCGACTACGTGGCGGGCGTTCTGGAGGGCTTTGTCTCCGGCGTCCAGACGGTCGCCGCCGACCGCGGCGCCTTCGTCCGCGTGGGCGCGAGCAGTCTCGCCATCTGGACGCTCGACGTGGTGACAGCGGCGCTCGTCCTCGCCGCGTTCGACGTCCCACTCGCGCCGTCGACGCTCGTTGCGGTCAGTTTCTTCGCGGTGAGCGTCGGGAACCTCGCCAAGGTGCTCCCGCTCTCGCCGGGCGGCATCGGCCTGTACGAGGCGGCCTTTACCCTCCTCGTCGCGGGCCTGACCCCCGTGAGCGGCGTGACCGCCTTCGGCGCCGCGGTGCTCGACCACGCCGTCAAGAATCTCGTCACCGTGGCTGGCGGCGGTATCTCGATGCTCGCGCTCAACGTCTCCCTGACGAGTGCGGTGGACGAGGCGTCGGGGTCGACGCCCGCCGCCGACGCGGACACCGCGGACCCGGACGTGGATTAA
- a CDS encoding CNNM domain-containing protein, with the protein MVDATILSLVAVVGLLMASAFFSSTEIAVFSLSEAWLEERTAAKDPRASILAELRADPHRLLVTLLVGNNVVNVAISSILAVLLAERFTGEVAVVLTTVVASSVVLVFGEILPKAYGLGNAEEWSLTTARPVWVVERLLFPVVIVFDFVTRRVGSVVGGDPDIEEPYTDTAGGEGAK; encoded by the coding sequence ATGGTAGACGCCACGATACTGAGTCTGGTCGCAGTGGTCGGCCTACTGATGGCGAGTGCCTTCTTCTCCAGTACGGAAATCGCCGTCTTCTCGCTGTCGGAGGCGTGGCTCGAGGAGCGCACCGCCGCGAAGGACCCGCGAGCGTCGATACTCGCGGAGCTCCGCGCGGACCCGCATCGCCTCCTCGTGACGCTGCTGGTCGGCAACAACGTCGTCAACGTCGCCATCTCCAGCATCCTCGCGGTGTTGCTGGCCGAGCGATTCACCGGCGAAGTCGCCGTCGTCCTCACCACCGTCGTCGCCAGCAGCGTCGTCCTCGTATTCGGCGAGATACTGCCCAAGGCCTACGGCCTCGGCAACGCCGAGGAGTGGTCGCTCACGACGGCGCGCCCGGTGTGGGTCGTCGAACGCCTCCTCTTTCCGGTCGTCATCGTCTTCGACTTCGTGACGCGGCGGGTGGGGAGCGTCGTCGGCGGCGACCCGGACATCGAGGAGCCGTACACGGACACGGCGGGTGGCGAAGGAGCGAAGTGA
- a CDS encoding DUF302 domain-containing protein, with protein MALPINPTVVESTDIGEQRATLEMDHEAAVEHVRETFEAAGFGVPVEFSPSDLLNEKLDAGRDPYYVLGACNPEMADRVLDASGGRLGALMPCNVVIWEEEPGVQTVYHVSIMRIGRLLGLAPDDDEMAAIIAETGTMVDAAYEAL; from the coding sequence ATGGCACTCCCCATCAACCCGACAGTCGTCGAGAGCACGGACATCGGTGAACAGCGCGCGACGCTGGAGATGGACCACGAGGCGGCCGTCGAACACGTCCGCGAGACGTTCGAAGCCGCCGGCTTCGGCGTCCCCGTCGAGTTCTCGCCGTCCGACCTGCTCAACGAGAAACTCGACGCGGGCCGCGACCCCTACTACGTGCTCGGGGCGTGCAACCCCGAGATGGCCGACCGCGTCCTCGACGCCAGCGGCGGCCGACTCGGCGCGCTCATGCCCTGTAACGTCGTCATCTGGGAGGAAGAGCCGGGCGTCCAGACCGTCTATCACGTCAGCATCATGCGCATCGGGCGACTGCTGGGACTCGCGCCCGACGACGACGAGATGGCGGCCATCATCGCCGAGACGGGGACGATGGTCGACGCCGCCTACGAGGCACTCTAG
- a CDS encoding DUF5789 family protein: MSEDTDEEAEPAVELGEGEPVEGAPLARVASRLTWPQEASRVRDKEGDATVRTPDGPRTLDSILDDVDETYFDTRQTFLSTVRSVIGTGPVPVADE; encoded by the coding sequence ATGAGTGAGGATACGGACGAAGAGGCGGAACCCGCGGTCGAACTCGGCGAGGGCGAACCCGTCGAGGGGGCGCCCCTCGCGCGGGTGGCGTCGCGACTCACCTGGCCCCAAGAGGCGAGTCGAGTCCGGGACAAGGAAGGCGACGCGACGGTGCGGACGCCCGACGGCCCCCGCACGCTCGACTCGATTCTCGACGACGTCGACGAGACGTACTTCGATACGCGACAGACGTTCCTGTCGACGGTCCGGTCGGTAATCGGAACCGGCCCCGTCCCCGTCGCCGACGAGTAG
- a CDS encoding DUF5788 family protein, whose protein sequence is MKEFERKQLLERVNREGATVGADIPERITVQGDEVDLQQFVFEIKRRDTVPAGERERVDQAKKNLRRERLQRLQKIEDDEVSYAEGERLVESIIGIDRALNALEQLGPADLEREAKAKEAADRKRWMSFLKKALGHEDASHNTRGRL, encoded by the coding sequence GTGAAAGAGTTCGAGCGCAAGCAACTCCTCGAACGCGTCAACCGTGAGGGGGCCACGGTCGGCGCCGACATCCCGGAGCGAATCACGGTGCAGGGCGATGAGGTGGACCTCCAGCAGTTCGTCTTCGAAATCAAGCGCCGCGATACGGTACCCGCGGGCGAGCGCGAACGGGTCGACCAAGCGAAAAAGAACCTCCGGCGCGAGCGCCTCCAGCGCCTCCAGAAAATCGAAGACGACGAGGTGAGCTACGCCGAGGGCGAGCGTCTGGTCGAGAGCATCATCGGTATCGACCGGGCGCTCAACGCCCTCGAACAGCTCGGTCCCGCGGACCTCGAACGCGAGGCGAAAGCCAAGGAAGCGGCGGACCGCAAGCGCTGGATGAGCTTCCTGAAGAAGGCGCTCGGCCACGAGGACGCCAGCCACAACACGCGGGGGCGGCTGTGA
- a CDS encoding CPBP family intramembrane glutamic endopeptidase, with translation MTREDSYEVRVVRPSWVRASLLLGAGLAVVWSLWTVPPARLDARLVRDVVVFIAAPSLLAFAYGRGLGWRVDRRTLRNTVALAAFVVPFYVVGSSLPTIRAYYPMWETGTALAAFLPHAVAQFVVAAAAETYYRGLLCVGVREMGFKSVFISPVVYALHHVHKPPVELLLAAPTDVLFGAVDYRSESVLPSVVAHGIGLALLDWLVLHPPLVPTATVMRALSWLPIPL, from the coding sequence ATGACACGCGAGGACTCCTACGAGGTGCGCGTCGTGCGACCCTCGTGGGTCCGGGCGTCGCTCCTTCTCGGCGCCGGCCTCGCCGTCGTGTGGTCGCTCTGGACCGTCCCGCCAGCGCGTCTCGACGCCCGCCTCGTCCGCGACGTGGTGGTCTTCATCGCGGCGCCGAGCCTGCTCGCGTTCGCCTACGGCCGGGGTCTGGGCTGGCGAGTCGACCGGCGCACCCTCCGCAACACCGTCGCTCTCGCCGCGTTCGTCGTCCCCTTCTACGTCGTCGGGTCGTCGTTGCCCACGATTCGGGCGTACTACCCGATGTGGGAGACGGGGACGGCGCTCGCCGCCTTCCTCCCGCACGCAGTCGCGCAGTTCGTCGTCGCGGCCGCCGCCGAGACGTACTACCGGGGGTTGCTCTGCGTGGGCGTGCGCGAGATGGGCTTCAAGAGCGTCTTCATCAGCCCCGTCGTCTACGCACTCCATCACGTCCACAAGCCGCCGGTCGAACTCCTGTTGGCGGCGCCGACGGACGTCCTCTTCGGCGCCGTCGACTACCGGAGCGAGTCGGTGCTTCCCTCGGTCGTCGCCCACGGTATCGGCCTCGCCCTCCTCGACTGGCTGGTGTTACATCCGCCTCTCGTCCCGACGGCGACGGTGATGCGGGCGCTCTCGTGGCTCCCCATTCCGCTGTAA
- a CDS encoding universal stress protein — translation MATFEHVLVPVDGSEAARRAAEHAIDLVSDTGGRVTALYVIDMGDADYVAVPSDIAETKKRIRKKGEELTAEIEELAAAEGVDCETAVVTGIADEAIVAYAEDNDVDLIAMGKHGKRDPDKPLVGNTARRVVQESSVPVHTV, via the coding sequence ATGGCAACCTTCGAACACGTCCTGGTACCGGTCGACGGGAGCGAGGCGGCGCGGCGGGCGGCAGAACACGCAATCGACCTCGTGTCCGATACCGGCGGGCGCGTGACGGCGCTGTACGTCATCGATATGGGCGACGCCGACTACGTGGCGGTGCCGAGCGACATCGCCGAGACGAAAAAGCGCATCCGAAAGAAAGGCGAAGAGCTCACGGCCGAAATCGAGGAGCTGGCGGCCGCCGAGGGCGTCGACTGCGAGACGGCCGTCGTCACGGGCATCGCCGACGAGGCCATCGTCGCGTACGCCGAAGACAACGACGTGGACCTCATCGCGATGGGCAAACACGGCAAGCGCGACCCGGACAAACCACTCGTCGGCAACACGGCCCGCCGCGTCGTCCAAGAGTCGTCGGTCCCCGTCCACACGGTCTGA
- the polX gene encoding DNA polymerase/3'-5' exonuclease PolX has product MSRNAELADRFEEMADLLEAQDVEFKPRSYRRAAESIREHPTPIEDLATEGESAVKDIEGVGDAIASKAVEYVETGEIEELDELRADLPVDMAALTSVEGVGPKTVGTLYEALGITTLDELEAAARDGEIQAVSGFGPKTESNILENIPFARQAQERELLGDARPIAEAVRNYLRDADPVAEVAIAGSNRRWRETIGDVDVLVASAEAEGAVDAFLDWDAGAELIESGPTKASVRARGMRVDLRVVDPAEFGAALQYFTGSKDHNVHLRNLAIDRDLKMNEYGVFDVSDVAEETEGQRAGRRVGGETEAEMYDALDLPLIPPELREDRGEIEAAAAGELPDLLEPGSLRGDLHTHTEWSDGSQSIESMIAAAADRGDDFLCVSDHATGPGMVGGVGLDDDELREQMDAVAEAAADTDLTVFHGVEANIDADGDLSVGDDVLAELDVVIASPHSGLGADRDAATDRLVAAVEHPETDVLGHPTGRLINDRPGLAPDLDRLATAAAEAGTALEVNANPHRLDLNDEGVRTAVEAGATITINTDAHSGEELALRRYGVHTARRGWAEAEDVLNTRSPDDLAAWLS; this is encoded by the coding sequence GTGAGCCGCAACGCCGAACTCGCCGACCGCTTCGAGGAGATGGCGGACCTCCTCGAAGCCCAAGACGTGGAGTTCAAACCGCGGAGCTACCGCCGCGCCGCAGAAAGCATTCGCGAGCATCCGACGCCGATAGAGGACTTGGCGACGGAGGGCGAGTCGGCGGTGAAAGACATCGAGGGCGTCGGCGACGCCATCGCGTCGAAGGCCGTCGAGTACGTCGAGACGGGAGAAATCGAAGAACTCGACGAACTGCGCGCGGACCTCCCCGTCGACATGGCGGCGCTCACGAGCGTCGAGGGCGTCGGCCCGAAGACGGTCGGCACGCTCTACGAGGCGCTCGGAATCACGACGCTCGACGAACTCGAAGCCGCGGCGCGCGACGGCGAGATTCAGGCGGTGTCGGGCTTCGGCCCCAAGACGGAGTCGAACATCCTCGAGAACATCCCCTTCGCCCGACAGGCACAGGAGCGCGAACTCCTCGGCGACGCACGCCCCATCGCCGAAGCGGTGCGTAACTACCTGCGAGACGCCGACCCGGTGGCGGAGGTAGCCATCGCGGGGTCGAATCGGCGGTGGCGCGAAACCATCGGCGACGTGGACGTCCTCGTCGCGAGCGCGGAGGCGGAGGGGGCCGTCGACGCCTTCCTCGACTGGGACGCGGGAGCAGAGCTCATCGAGTCGGGGCCGACGAAAGCCAGCGTCCGCGCGCGTGGCATGCGCGTAGATTTGCGCGTCGTCGACCCCGCCGAGTTCGGGGCAGCGCTCCAGTATTTCACCGGGAGCAAGGACCACAACGTCCACCTCCGCAACCTCGCCATCGACCGCGACCTGAAGATGAACGAGTACGGCGTGTTCGACGTGAGCGACGTGGCCGAGGAGACGGAGGGCCAACGCGCCGGGCGCCGGGTCGGCGGCGAGACGGAAGCGGAGATGTACGACGCCCTCGACCTACCGCTGATTCCCCCAGAACTCCGCGAGGACCGCGGCGAAATCGAGGCCGCGGCGGCGGGGGAGCTGCCCGACCTCCTCGAACCCGGGTCGCTCCGGGGCGACCTTCACACGCACACCGAGTGGTCGGACGGGAGCCAGTCCATCGAGTCGATGATAGCGGCAGCGGCCGACCGGGGCGACGACTTCCTCTGTGTCTCCGACCACGCCACCGGCCCGGGGATGGTCGGCGGCGTCGGCCTCGACGACGACGAACTCCGCGAGCAGATGGACGCCGTGGCGGAAGCGGCGGCGGACACGGACCTCACCGTCTTCCACGGCGTCGAGGCCAACATCGATGCCGACGGCGACCTCTCGGTCGGGGACGACGTACTCGCGGAGTTGGACGTGGTCATCGCGTCGCCCCACAGCGGCCTCGGGGCGGACCGCGACGCCGCGACCGACCGCCTCGTGGCCGCGGTGGAACACCCCGAGACGGACGTTCTCGGCCATCCCACGGGCCGACTCATCAACGACCGGCCGGGACTCGCGCCCGACCTGGACCGACTCGCGACGGCCGCCGCCGAGGCCGGCACGGCGCTGGAAGTGAACGCCAACCCGCACCGACTCGACCTGAACGACGAGGGGGTGCGGACCGCCGTGGAAGCGGGGGCGACGATTACCATCAACACCGACGCCCACAGCGGCGAGGAACTGGCGCTACGGCGCTACGGCGTCCACACGGCGCGGCGTGGGTGGGCCGAAGCGGAGGACGTACTCAACACGCGGTCGCCCGACGACCTAGCCGCGTGGCTGAGCTGA
- the nreA gene encoding DNA repair protein NreA gives MRLDEFVDIEANERAERRRLAQEKSYEILDHVESVADRVEQTVSGNSVVGSVSPSIFVGRSNYPNVSTGILSPVGNEGDAARFATSGEWYEEGVDLDEVFRRRTSLLNSRRSSPVDVHDTWDGFVGVGREVAIADRPVDVEIGLDGDPTVEFDADGVSTPTGPSASARSATLGENPHVPRPVKKTLEDDDWNAEGAINYLYRRGFDVYDVNTILSAGALGQRENRRLVPTRWSITAVDDTVGQYLRGSLRDAQSVNEVEIHRNEFLGNAYWVILAPGQWEYELVELKAPGSVWNPDPEAGMWLAADREGYEGRTGYVEETAGAYHAARLAVLEHLEDRGRQAKCLVLRHVSDDYWGPAGVWQVREGIRHAFEGEHATAETLADAVRGVVDYLPTSMGALRRKSAMVAGLQTTLSDF, from the coding sequence ATGCGCCTCGACGAGTTCGTCGATATCGAGGCCAACGAACGCGCCGAGCGACGGCGCCTCGCACAGGAGAAATCCTACGAAATCCTCGACCACGTCGAATCGGTCGCCGACCGCGTCGAACAGACTGTCTCCGGCAACTCCGTCGTCGGCAGCGTCTCGCCCTCCATCTTCGTCGGTCGCTCGAACTACCCCAACGTCTCCACGGGCATCCTCTCGCCCGTCGGCAACGAGGGCGACGCCGCCCGCTTCGCCACCAGCGGCGAGTGGTACGAGGAGGGCGTCGATTTGGACGAGGTGTTCCGCCGCCGGACCAGTCTCCTCAACTCCCGGCGCTCCTCGCCAGTCGACGTCCACGACACGTGGGACGGCTTCGTCGGGGTCGGGCGGGAAGTCGCCATCGCGGACCGCCCGGTCGACGTGGAAATCGGCCTCGACGGCGACCCGACGGTCGAGTTCGACGCCGACGGCGTTTCGACGCCCACCGGCCCCAGCGCCAGCGCTCGGTCGGCGACGCTCGGCGAGAACCCGCACGTCCCGCGCCCGGTGAAGAAGACGCTCGAAGACGACGACTGGAACGCCGAGGGCGCCATCAACTACCTCTATCGGCGAGGCTTCGACGTCTACGACGTGAACACCATCCTCTCGGCGGGGGCGCTGGGTCAGCGCGAAAACCGCCGGCTCGTCCCCACGCGGTGGTCCATCACCGCCGTCGACGACACCGTGGGCCAGTACCTCCGTGGCTCGCTCCGTGACGCCCAGAGCGTGAACGAGGTGGAGATACACCGCAACGAGTTCCTCGGCAACGCCTACTGGGTGATTCTCGCCCCCGGTCAGTGGGAGTACGAACTCGTCGAACTGAAAGCGCCTGGCAGCGTCTGGAACCCCGACCCCGAGGCGGGGATGTGGCTCGCCGCCGACCGCGAGGGCTACGAGGGGCGGACGGGCTACGTCGAGGAGACGGCCGGCGCCTATCACGCCGCCCGCCTCGCCGTCCTCGAACACCTCGAAGACAGGGGGCGGCAAGCGAAGTGTCTCGTCCTCCGGCACGTCTCGGACGACTACTGGGGGCCGGCCGGCGTCTGGCAGGTCCGCGAGGGAATCAGACACGCCTTCGAGGGCGAACACGCCACGGCCGAGACGCTCGCCGACGCCGTCCGGGGCGTCGTCGACTACCTCCCCACGTCGATGGGGGCGCTCCGCCGCAAGTCCGCGATGGTCGCCGGCCTCCAGACCACCCTCTCGGACTTCTAG
- a CDS encoding Mut7-C RNAse domain-containing protein has product MAELMARFLCDAMLGKLARYLRMCGHDTAYALDRDIEADDALARLAREEDRRLVTRDADLAARTEDAIRLSATDIEGQLCELDVAGVRLSLPETPRRCGRCNGALAAVSEEASTPNDVPDPAAAAVWRCERCGQHFWRGSHWDDVRARLRGVTGDRKG; this is encoded by the coding sequence GTGGCTGAGCTGATGGCTCGCTTTCTCTGCGACGCGATGCTCGGCAAGCTGGCGCGCTACCTCAGGATGTGCGGCCACGACACGGCGTACGCCCTCGACCGAGACATCGAGGCCGACGACGCACTCGCACGGCTCGCACGCGAGGAGGACCGCCGACTCGTCACGCGCGACGCCGACCTCGCGGCGCGGACGGAGGATGCGATTCGACTCTCGGCGACAGACATCGAGGGGCAGTTGTGCGAACTCGATGTCGCGGGGGTTCGACTCTCGCTCCCCGAGACGCCGCGTCGGTGCGGTCGGTGTAACGGGGCGCTAGCAGCAGTGAGCGAGGAGGCGTCGACGCCGAACGACGTGCCCGACCCGGCGGCGGCGGCCGTCTGGCGGTGCGAGCGGTGCGGCCAGCACTTCTGGCGGGGGAGTCACTGGGACGACGTGCGGGCGCGTCTCCGCGGGGTGACCGGCGACCGCAAGGGTTGA